The Blautia hydrogenotrophica DSM 10507 genome window below encodes:
- the truB gene encoding tRNA pseudouridine(55) synthase TruB — MDGVINIYKERGFTSHDVVAKLRGVLRQKKIGHTGTLDPDAVGVLPVCLGKGTKICEFLSDEDKTYRAVLRLGVTTDTQDHTGKVLRERSVDVTEEQVREVIEEFEGKQMQLPPMYSALKVNGRKLYELAREGREVERKAREVYFYEIEILRIELPLVEMKVTCSKGTYIRTLCHDIGEKLGCGGCMQELTRTRVGTFYLEDSLTLAQVERLAREGTLEQEVVPVEEMFQGLLRICCPESLDKCVHNGNPVSVSDLGRYFQGQIRMCDSHGVFIGIYQWREDRKRYYPVKMFYP, encoded by the coding sequence ATGGACGGCGTAATCAATATCTATAAGGAGAGAGGCTTTACTTCTCATGATGTGGTAGCAAAACTAAGAGGGGTTCTCAGACAGAAAAAAATCGGCCATACAGGTACCCTTGACCCTGATGCTGTGGGTGTGCTTCCCGTGTGTCTGGGAAAAGGTACAAAAATCTGTGAATTTCTCTCAGACGAGGATAAAACTTATCGGGCAGTCCTACGCCTGGGAGTTACCACAGATACCCAGGATCACACGGGGAAGGTTTTGAGAGAACGAAGCGTTGACGTGACTGAGGAACAGGTCAGGGAAGTGATTGAGGAGTTTGAGGGAAAACAGATGCAGCTTCCTCCCATGTATTCCGCACTGAAGGTCAATGGAAGAAAACTCTATGAGCTGGCCCGGGAGGGACGGGAAGTAGAAAGAAAGGCTCGGGAAGTCTATTTTTATGAGATAGAGATTCTGAGAATAGAGTTACCACTGGTGGAGATGAAAGTGACTTGTTCTAAAGGGACCTATATACGGACCCTATGCCATGACATTGGTGAAAAGCTGGGCTGTGGCGGTTGTATGCAGGAGCTGACTCGCACAAGAGTCGGAACCTTTTATCTGGAGGACAGTCTGACGCTAGCACAGGTGGAAAGGCTGGCCCGGGAGGGAACACTGGAACAGGAGGTGGTTCCGGTGGAAGAGATGTTCCAGGGGCTTTTGAGAATCTGCTGTCCGGAGAGTTTGGATAAATGTGTTCACAATGGAAATCCGGTCTCGGTCAGTGACCTGGGGAGATACTTTCAAGGACAGATTCGCATGTGTGACAGCCATGGCGTTTTCATTGGGATTTACCAGTGGAGAGAGGACAGGAAGCGTTATTATCCTGTCAAGATGTTTTATCCTTGA
- the nrdG gene encoding anaerobic ribonucleoside-triphosphate reductase activating protein, whose product MRYHNITKDDMLNGDGLRVVLWVAGCSHGCKDCQNPITWDPQGGLPFTEEEKKEIFQELDKAYISGITFSGGDPLHPANIREVTALAREIRQRYPEKTIWLYTGYLWKEIVDLEIVNYLDVVVDGKFISAQKDITLPWRGSSNQKVIDVPSTLKEGKIVLQEE is encoded by the coding sequence ATGAGATATCACAACATAACCAAAGATGATATGCTAAACGGCGACGGACTTCGGGTCGTCTTGTGGGTGGCGGGTTGTAGTCATGGCTGCAAAGATTGCCAGAATCCCATTACTTGGGACCCCCAAGGTGGATTGCCGTTTACGGAGGAAGAAAAGAAAGAGATTTTTCAGGAGTTGGATAAGGCCTATATCTCTGGGATTACTTTTAGTGGAGGGGACCCTCTACATCCCGCCAATATTCGGGAGGTGACAGCTTTAGCTAGGGAAATACGGCAGAGATATCCAGAGAAGACGATCTGGCTGTATACCGGTTATCTCTGGAAAGAGATTGTAGATTTGGAGATTGTGAATTATTTGGATGTCGTGGTGGATGGGAAATTTATCTCAGCTCAGAAAGATATCACACTGCCTTGGAGGGGCAGCAGCAATCAGAAAGTGATAGATGTTCCGTCCACTTTAAAAGAAGGTAAAATTGTACTTCAGGAAGAATAG
- the rpsO gene encoding 30S ribosomal protein S15 produces the protein MISKEKKAAIMKEYARSEGDTGSPEVQVAILTARIEELTEHLKEHHKDHHSRRGLLKMVGQRRGLLAYLKEKDIERYRALIERLGLRK, from the coding sequence ATGATTTCAAAAGAAAAGAAAGCAGCAATTATGAAAGAATATGCAAGAAGCGAAGGTGACACAGGTTCACCAGAGGTACAGGTTGCTATTCTGACAGCGAGAATCGAGGAACTGACAGAACACTTAAAAGAGCATCACAAAGACCATCATTCCAGAAGAGGTCTTCTGAAAATGGTCGGACAGAGACGTGGACTGTTGGCTTACCTGAAAGAAAAAGATATCGAGAGATATCGTGCTTTAATCGAGAGATTAGGTTTAAGAAAATAA
- a CDS encoding bifunctional riboflavin kinase/FAD synthetase — translation MDYQKNIEKIPQVLRCAVTLGKFDGLHRGHQKLIQRVLEKKEQGLSAVVFAFDQSNRMILSHEERRAKLETMGVDLFLECPLNERLRHMLPEVFVKEILVDRLHVGFLAVGQDFRFGYERKGNAQLLQKMGQQYDFQVEVIPDETDGKRKISSTYVREQLNEGKVEKVAELLGEYFSTTGEVLHGRGLGHRKLMPTTNLVPPKEKLMPPNGVYITKSRFGDQQFHGITNVGYKPTVGAEEFLGVETYLFHCDQNLYGQKSVVSFLKFLRPERRFDSLEKLKAQLMADIEKAQNYFEETSKNVDC, via the coding sequence ATGGACTATCAGAAGAACATAGAAAAGATACCCCAAGTCTTACGGTGTGCAGTGACATTGGGCAAATTTGACGGTCTACATCGGGGACACCAAAAATTAATACAAAGAGTTTTGGAGAAAAAAGAACAGGGACTGAGTGCGGTAGTATTCGCATTTGATCAGAGTAATCGAATGATACTAAGCCACGAGGAAAGAAGGGCAAAACTAGAGACCATGGGAGTTGACCTCTTTTTGGAATGTCCTTTGAATGAGAGGCTGCGGCATATGTTGCCAGAAGTTTTTGTGAAGGAGATTCTAGTAGACAGGCTTCATGTGGGTTTTCTAGCCGTGGGACAGGATTTCCGATTCGGATATGAGCGAAAAGGAAATGCTCAGTTGTTGCAGAAAATGGGGCAGCAGTATGATTTTCAGGTGGAAGTGATTCCAGATGAGACAGATGGGAAACGAAAGATTAGCAGTACCTATGTGAGAGAACAATTGAACGAGGGAAAGGTGGAAAAGGTCGCCGAGCTGTTGGGAGAATACTTTTCCACTACCGGAGAGGTTCTTCATGGCCGTGGGCTTGGACACCGAAAATTGATGCCTACGACCAATCTGGTTCCGCCGAAGGAAAAGCTGATGCCGCCTAATGGCGTCTATATTACGAAATCCAGATTTGGAGATCAGCAATTCCATGGGATAACCAATGTAGGTTATAAACCGACAGTCGGGGCTGAAGAGTTTTTGGGAGTGGAAACTTATCTGTTTCACTGTGACCAGAACCTATATGGGCAGAAATCAGTGGTATCATTCTTGAAATTTTTGCGGCCTGAAAGAAGGTTTGATTCTTTAGAAAAATTAAAAGCGCAGTTGATGGCAGACATTGAGAAAGCTCAGAACTACTTTGAAGAGACTTCGAAAAATGTCGACTGTTAG
- a CDS encoding polyribonucleotide nucleotidyltransferase, whose protein sequence is MYKSFSMELAGRTLTVDIGRVAKQANGAALMHYGDTTVLSTATASDKPREGIDFFPLSVEYEEKMYAVGKIPGGFNKREGKASEHAVLTSRVIDRPMRPLFPKDYRNDVTLSNMVMSVDPECNPEIPAMLGSAISTCISDIPFDGPCATTQVGLLDGEFIINPSLAQKKISDLQLTVASTREKVIMIEAGANELPEDKMIEAIYLAHDVNQEIIKFIDKIVEECGKEKHSYESCAVPEELFQAIKEIVPPEEMEVAVFADEKQIRDENIRQITDKLEEKFADNEEWLEVLGEAIYQYQKKTVRKMILKDHKRPDGRAINEIRPLAAEVDIIPRVHGSAMFTRGQTQICTVTTLAPLSEAQRLDGLDEFETSKRYMHHYNFPSYSVGETKPSRGPGRREIGHGALAERALVPVLPTEEEFPYAIRTVSETFESNGSTSQASICASTMSLMAAGVPIRKPVAGISAGLVTGETDDDYLVLTDIQGLEDFFGDMDFKVAGTHDGITAIQMDIKIHGLTRPIVEEAIRRTKEAREYILTEVMEKCIHEPRTSVGPYAPKIVQIQIDPQKIGDVVGQRGKTINTIIDETGVKIDITDDGAVSVCGLNQKDMDEAVRLIKVITTDFEAGQVFTGKVVSIKEFGAFVEFAPGKEGMVHISKICKERINRVEDVLTLGDKVKVVCLGKDKMGRFSFSMKDVPKEEA, encoded by the coding sequence ATGTACAAAAGTTTTTCAATGGAATTAGCAGGCAGGACCTTGACTGTGGATATTGGCAGAGTTGCAAAACAGGCTAACGGTGCTGCGCTGATGCACTACGGAGATACCACAGTGCTCTCCACCGCGACGGCGTCTGATAAGCCGAGAGAGGGAATCGACTTCTTTCCTCTGAGCGTGGAGTATGAGGAGAAAATGTATGCTGTGGGCAAAATTCCAGGTGGGTTTAACAAAAGAGAGGGAAAGGCCAGCGAACATGCTGTCCTGACTTCGAGGGTAATTGACCGTCCCATGCGTCCGTTGTTTCCGAAAGATTACCGCAACGATGTGACGTTGAGTAATATGGTGATGTCTGTAGATCCAGAGTGTAATCCTGAGATTCCAGCTATGTTAGGGTCTGCAATCAGCACTTGTATCTCAGATATTCCATTTGATGGTCCTTGTGCGACCACGCAGGTGGGACTTTTGGACGGAGAATTTATCATCAATCCCAGCCTGGCACAGAAAAAAATTTCTGATTTACAGTTAACGGTAGCTTCCACCAGAGAAAAGGTGATTATGATCGAAGCTGGAGCTAATGAGCTTCCAGAAGATAAAATGATCGAGGCGATCTATCTGGCACACGATGTGAACCAGGAGATTATTAAGTTTATCGACAAAATTGTAGAAGAGTGCGGAAAAGAGAAGCATAGTTATGAGAGCTGTGCGGTTCCGGAAGAACTGTTCCAGGCAATCAAGGAGATTGTGCCTCCGGAAGAGATGGAAGTTGCGGTATTTGCCGATGAGAAGCAGATTCGCGATGAGAACATCCGTCAAATTACGGATAAATTAGAAGAAAAATTTGCCGACAACGAGGAGTGGCTGGAAGTCCTCGGGGAGGCAATCTATCAGTATCAGAAGAAGACTGTGCGCAAGATGATTTTAAAAGACCACAAGCGTCCTGATGGCAGAGCAATTAACGAGATTCGTCCGTTGGCGGCGGAGGTGGATATTATTCCGAGAGTTCATGGTTCTGCGATGTTCACACGCGGTCAGACGCAGATCTGCACGGTGACCACATTGGCGCCGCTGTCCGAGGCTCAGAGATTGGATGGCCTGGATGAATTTGAGACTTCTAAGCGCTATATGCATCACTATAACTTCCCTTCCTACTCTGTGGGTGAGACAAAACCGTCCCGTGGTCCGGGACGCCGTGAGATCGGACATGGAGCTCTGGCAGAGCGTGCTTTGGTTCCGGTGCTTCCGACAGAGGAAGAGTTTCCGTATGCAATCCGTACGGTTTCTGAGACTTTTGAGTCCAACGGCTCAACTTCTCAGGCGAGTATCTGTGCGTCTACGATGTCTTTGATGGCGGCTGGCGTGCCAATCAGAAAACCGGTTGCAGGAATTTCCGCAGGTCTGGTTACGGGAGAGACGGATGACGATTATCTAGTGCTGACGGACATTCAAGGGCTGGAAGACTTCTTTGGTGACATGGACTTTAAGGTGGCAGGTACTCATGACGGTATCACTGCCATTCAGATGGATATCAAAATTCATGGTCTGACTAGACCGATTGTTGAGGAAGCGATTCGCCGGACAAAAGAGGCAAGGGAGTATATATTGACGGAAGTTATGGAAAAATGTATCCATGAGCCGCGAACCAGTGTTGGGCCTTATGCGCCGAAGATTGTGCAGATCCAGATTGATCCCCAGAAAATCGGCGATGTGGTTGGGCAGAGAGGAAAAACCATCAACACGATTATTGATGAGACTGGCGTGAAGATTGATATTACCGATGACGGCGCTGTGTCTGTCTGTGGTTTGAATCAAAAAGATATGGACGAGGCCGTTCGTCTGATTAAGGTAATCACCACGGATTTTGAGGCTGGACAGGTATTTACGGGTAAAGTGGTAAGCATTAAGGAATTTGGTGCATTTGTAGAGTTTGCTCCTGGAAAAGAGGGAATGGTACACATTTCTAAGATCTGTAAAGAGCGGATTAATCGCGTGGAGGATGTATTGACTTTGGGTGATAAGGTAAAAGTCGTATGTCTGGGCAAGGACAAGATGGGCAGATTCAGTTTCAGTATGAAGGATGTGCCAAAGGAAGAGGCGTAA
- a CDS encoding deoxyuridine 5'-triphosphate nucleotidohydrolase — translation MKRVGRFHKVSEKRFLEDWKDTFGEVQEEEVQKIYGDIRLPQRATSGSAGYDFFSPVDFTLQPGETVKIPTGIRVEMEPNWVLKCYPRSGLGFKFRLQMNNTVGIIDSDYFYSDNEGHIFAKLTNDTNEERTVALKAGTGFMQGIFVEYGITFDDDVTDIRNGGLGSTTK, via the coding sequence ATGAAGAGAGTCGGAAGATTTCATAAGGTGAGTGAGAAGAGGTTTCTGGAGGACTGGAAGGATACTTTTGGGGAAGTGCAGGAAGAAGAGGTTCAGAAAATCTACGGAGATATTAGGCTGCCTCAGAGAGCTACGTCGGGTTCTGCCGGATATGATTTTTTTTCACCGGTGGATTTTACTTTGCAGCCGGGGGAGACTGTGAAGATTCCCACAGGAATTCGCGTGGAGATGGAACCAAACTGGGTTTTGAAATGTTACCCTAGAAGCGGCTTGGGATTTAAATTTCGTCTTCAGATGAACAATACGGTGGGAATTATTGACAGTGATTATTTTTATTCAGACAATGAAGGGCATATCTTCGCGAAACTGACCAATGATACGAACGAGGAGAGGACGGTAGCGTTGAAGGCTGGGACAGGCTTCATGCAGGGAATCTTCGTGGAATATGGTATTACCTTTGACGATGATGTGACGGATATAAGAAATGGCGGCCTGGGAAGCACGACAAAGTAG
- a CDS encoding Na/Pi cotransporter family protein, producing MEILLGLMGGLGLFLFGMKLMSDGLEKAAGAKMRSILEFFTKNTIRGILVGTFFTAVIQSSSAATVMTVSFVNSGLMNLYQAAGVIMGANIGTTVTSQLISFNLSALAPLFVIAGVVMYMFCKRQKIQNIGMVILGFGVLFMGMTTMSSSMSTLKTDPVVLETMSSLTNHYLAILVGIVVTAVLQSSSATVGIVLLLANQGLLDIRICFFIILGCNIGSCVSAMLASLNGKRDAKRTALIHLLFNIIGTIIIFLVLTVALEPITAFIQNISGHNPGREVANAHTLIKITEVIILAPFVKQIVHLTHYILPEKKHKNAQPKEDNYGLQFIGAKSILSPATAVFDATRELEHMGNMAVTNLQRAMNSLITLDEDEIQEVCKVEKNIDYLNHAITDYLVKLNQTTLPVDDAKSIGGLFHVANDIERIGDHAENVAEAAAMRKSQNIVFSPQAQKEMGEMLDLVIKVTAYALDMFSNNNQEHMQEILDLENQVDEMERMFQENHVQRLTRNECTPSAGMIFSDIISGLERVSDHATNIAFSLLEKDPDEMQKNATAAG from the coding sequence ATGGAAATATTACTTGGATTAATGGGAGGCTTAGGGCTTTTTCTGTTTGGCATGAAGCTGATGAGTGATGGCTTAGAGAAAGCAGCCGGGGCCAAAATGAGAAGTATTTTGGAATTCTTTACAAAAAATACAATTAGAGGAATCCTTGTGGGAACGTTTTTTACGGCAGTTATCCAGTCATCCAGCGCGGCGACAGTCATGACGGTCAGCTTTGTGAATTCCGGGCTGATGAACCTGTATCAGGCAGCAGGTGTCATCATGGGTGCAAACATTGGAACAACAGTTACTTCCCAGTTGATTTCTTTTAACCTCTCAGCGCTAGCGCCACTGTTCGTGATCGCAGGCGTTGTGATGTATATGTTCTGTAAAAGACAAAAGATACAGAACATAGGAATGGTAATTCTGGGATTTGGAGTTCTGTTCATGGGGATGACCACCATGTCCAGCTCCATGTCTACATTGAAAACAGATCCAGTAGTCTTAGAGACCATGAGTTCTCTGACGAATCATTATCTGGCGATTTTAGTGGGAATTGTAGTGACAGCAGTTTTACAGAGTTCATCTGCGACTGTAGGAATTGTGCTGCTGTTAGCTAACCAGGGGCTATTGGACATTCGTATTTGCTTTTTTATCATTTTGGGATGCAACATCGGTTCATGTGTCTCAGCGATGTTAGCGAGTCTGAACGGAAAGAGGGATGCGAAGCGGACAGCGTTGATTCATCTTTTATTCAATATTATAGGGACCATCATCATCTTCCTTGTGTTGACGGTTGCTCTAGAGCCGATTACTGCATTTATTCAGAATATTTCAGGACATAATCCGGGACGTGAGGTAGCGAATGCGCATACGTTGATTAAGATTACGGAAGTTATTATTCTGGCTCCTTTTGTGAAACAGATTGTGCATTTGACGCATTATATCCTGCCGGAGAAGAAACATAAAAATGCGCAGCCGAAAGAAGACAACTATGGCCTACAATTTATCGGAGCGAAATCTATTCTCTCTCCGGCTACAGCTGTGTTTGATGCCACCAGAGAGCTAGAACACATGGGCAACATGGCAGTTACCAATTTGCAAAGAGCAATGAACTCTTTGATTACTCTGGATGAGGATGAAATTCAGGAAGTTTGCAAGGTTGAGAAGAATATTGACTATCTCAACCATGCAATCACAGATTATCTGGTGAAACTGAACCAGACGACTCTCCCAGTGGACGACGCAAAGAGTATCGGAGGTTTGTTCCATGTGGCCAATGACATTGAGAGGATTGGAGACCATGCAGAAAATGTGGCGGAAGCCGCGGCTATGAGAAAGTCTCAGAATATTGTGTTTAGTCCTCAGGCTCAAAAAGAGATGGGAGAGATGCTGGATTTGGTGATTAAGGTGACGGCCTATGCTTTAGATATGTTCTCCAATAATAATCAAGAACATATGCAGGAGATTTTAGATTTGGAAAATCAAGTGGACGAGATGGAACGTATGTTTCAGGAGAATCATGTACAGCGTCTGACGAGAAATGAGTGTACGCCGTCTGCGGGAATGATTTTTTCAGATATTATTTCCGGTCTGGAGCGTGTGTCTGACCATGCTACAAACATTGCGTTTTCCCTGTTGGAGAAAGACCCAGATGAGATGCAGAAAAATGCGACAGCGGCCGGTTAA